In one window of Paraflavitalea soli DNA:
- a CDS encoding esterase family protein codes for MERQLTSWYSPALNKEMPVATYGYYGFALLLIPTAAADYLEYERFGLIESLRPFIDAGKVKVFSINSINTESWMNNEMEPRYKAIRHRQWNDYVYQEVVPFIHTQSSRETPIITSGASFGALHSANLFFKRPDIINGCIAMSGVYELTEYTKGYFDDDVYFNSPMHYMPNLSDHAILEQIRQSHHIHLLSGSGDYEDPESARRFAGILYGKGIHYELDIWGQEWRHDWPTWKAMLPHYLGTRF; via the coding sequence ATGGAACGACAACTCACTTCCTGGTACAGCCCCGCGCTCAATAAAGAAATGCCGGTGGCTACTTATGGGTATTATGGATTTGCTTTGCTGCTCATACCTACTGCAGCAGCCGATTACCTCGAATATGAACGTTTTGGATTAATAGAATCCCTGCGGCCATTCATAGATGCCGGGAAAGTAAAAGTGTTTTCCATCAACAGCATCAATACGGAAAGCTGGATGAACAATGAGATGGAACCCCGGTACAAGGCCATCCGTCACCGTCAATGGAATGATTATGTATACCAGGAGGTAGTGCCTTTCATCCATACACAAAGCAGCCGGGAAACACCCATTATTACCTCAGGGGCTTCTTTCGGCGCCTTGCACAGCGCCAACCTGTTTTTCAAAAGACCGGATATCATCAATGGGTGTATTGCCATGAGTGGAGTATATGAACTGACAGAATACACCAAAGGCTATTTTGATGACGATGTGTATTTTAACAGTCCCATGCATTATATGCCCAATCTGTCCGATCACGCTATCCTGGAACAGATCAGGCAAAGCCATCATATCCACCTGCTTTCGGGCAGTGGCGACTATGAGGATCCTGAATCAGCCCGCCGGTTTGCGGGGATACTGTACGGAAAAGGCATCCATTATGAGCTTGACATCTGGGGACAGGAATGGCGGCACGACTGGCCTACCTGGAAGGCAATGTTGCCTCACTATCTGGGGACGAGATTTTAA
- the aat gene encoding leucyl/phenylalanyl-tRNA--protein transferase: protein MPLFALEKELYFPPVHLAEPDGLLAVGGDLSRERLLLAYRSGIFPWYEGAHILWWCPDPRFVLFPGELKVSKSMQQLLKRQAFTFTVNTAFPAVIEHCKSIKRSGQDGTWITPAVEAAYIALHKAGDAHSAEVWLDGELVGGLYGIRMGQVFFGESMFSKMSNASKFAFISYVQLLKAEGVQLIDCQVYTEHLESLGARMIDRNDFITLIGQLL, encoded by the coding sequence ATGCCGTTATTTGCGTTAGAAAAAGAGTTGTATTTTCCTCCTGTTCATCTTGCTGAGCCCGACGGCTTATTGGCGGTTGGTGGCGATCTTTCCCGCGAACGGTTATTACTGGCTTACCGTTCCGGTATCTTCCCCTGGTACGAAGGCGCCCATATACTTTGGTGGTGTCCCGATCCCCGGTTTGTATTGTTTCCCGGCGAATTGAAGGTGAGTAAGAGCATGCAGCAGCTGCTGAAGCGACAGGCTTTTACTTTTACCGTCAATACAGCTTTCCCTGCTGTAATTGAGCATTGCAAATCCATTAAACGGTCCGGCCAGGATGGTACCTGGATTACCCCGGCCGTGGAAGCAGCCTACATTGCCTTGCACAAAGCCGGCGATGCACACAGTGCAGAAGTATGGCTGGATGGTGAACTCGTAGGCGGGCTATACGGCATCCGGATGGGGCAGGTATTCTTTGGAGAGAGTATGTTCAGTAAAATGAGCAATGCCAGCAAATTTGCCTTCATCAGCTACGTTCAGTTATTAAAAGCGGAAGGAGTTCAACTGATCGATTGCCAGGTATACACGGAGCACCTCGAATCCCTCGGCGCCCGGATGATCGACAGAAATGATTTCATTACCCTCATTGGTCAGCTGCTTTAA
- a CDS encoding ATP-dependent Clp protease adaptor ClpS yields MAFDGPTRPYESEDVDVLTETEDPCSLIVWNDEVNTFEHVIETLIQVCGHSAEQAEQCAYIIHYQGKYAVKQGSYDELKPQCDAITDRGIGATIEVVAA; encoded by the coding sequence ATGGCATTTGATGGACCTACACGCCCATATGAATCGGAAGACGTAGATGTGCTTACGGAAACGGAAGACCCCTGTAGTCTTATCGTATGGAATGATGAGGTGAACACCTTTGAACATGTAATAGAAACATTGATCCAGGTATGCGGGCATAGTGCCGAGCAGGCCGAGCAATGCGCCTATATCATCCATTACCAGGGAAAATATGCTGTAAAACAAGGTTCTTACGATGAGTTGAAGCCTCAATGTGATGCTATTACTGACAGGGGCATCGGCGCCACCATCGAAGTAGTGGCTGCCTAA
- a CDS encoding exonuclease domain-containing protein yields MSILLNYWRFFLTLVPHMYAIVDIETTGGYAANNDITEVAIVLHDGEKVVKRFESLIKPERAIPYYIQVLTGITPQMVEEAPSFEELAPVIHDLLEGTIFIAHNVNFDYSFLKHHLSQAGYELTTNKLCTVRLSKKVFPGFKSYSLGRLCESLGIRMENRHRAGGDADATVRLFEHLLRHDALTHIQQFVKKGAKEQSLPPHLPKEEVEKLPYTPGVYYFHDQKGKVLYVGKAKNLKYRVRSHFTHNGAGRQRQEFLRNIHSITYQGCATELMAFILESVEIKRLWPPYNNSQKRFTPAFGLYLYEDRSGYSRLAIDKIKKNLTPIYTFNLLVEGHRLVRRLIADYELCPKLCHMQTDTAAPCTGVEEATCHGACEHRESAAAYNERVEQALQFLDQNLPTFALVDEGNQAIEQSCILIEKGRFYGMGYLPQDCSVHDMDSLKGYLTRYPENDYIRGLVYQHVEKYPHKKVTWNILV; encoded by the coding sequence GTGTCTATTCTACTCAATTACTGGCGCTTCTTCTTAACTTTAGTGCCCCATATGTATGCCATTGTTGATATAGAAACCACTGGCGGTTATGCTGCTAATAACGACATAACAGAGGTGGCTATTGTGTTGCACGACGGGGAAAAAGTGGTGAAGCGGTTCGAAAGCCTTATCAAGCCCGAACGGGCTATTCCCTATTATATTCAGGTACTTACAGGCATTACGCCACAGATGGTAGAGGAGGCGCCCAGCTTTGAAGAGTTGGCCCCGGTGATCCACGACCTGCTGGAAGGCACCATTTTCATAGCCCATAATGTGAACTTTGATTATTCCTTCCTGAAACACCATTTGTCGCAGGCCGGGTATGAGCTAACCACCAATAAACTCTGTACCGTACGACTGTCCAAAAAGGTATTCCCGGGTTTTAAGTCTTATAGCCTGGGTCGTTTGTGCGAAAGCCTGGGTATCCGGATGGAAAACAGGCACCGCGCAGGCGGCGATGCTGATGCTACGGTTCGCCTTTTTGAGCACCTGCTGCGGCATGATGCCCTTACCCATATTCAACAGTTTGTGAAGAAAGGGGCCAAGGAGCAATCCCTGCCGCCCCACCTGCCCAAGGAGGAAGTGGAAAAGCTGCCCTATACGCCCGGCGTGTATTACTTCCATGATCAGAAAGGGAAAGTGCTGTATGTAGGAAAGGCCAAGAACCTCAAGTACCGGGTGCGCAGTCACTTTACCCACAACGGGGCCGGCCGTCAGCGGCAGGAATTCCTGCGGAATATCCACAGCATCACTTACCAGGGCTGTGCTACGGAATTGATGGCCTTTATCCTGGAAAGCGTGGAGATCAAACGGCTGTGGCCGCCTTATAATAACAGCCAGAAGAGATTTACCCCTGCTTTTGGTCTCTACTTATATGAGGACAGGAGCGGCTATAGCCGGTTGGCCATCGATAAAATAAAGAAGAACCTGACCCCGATCTATACGTTCAACCTGCTGGTGGAAGGGCACCGCCTGGTGAGACGCCTGATCGCAGATTATGAGTTGTGTCCCAAACTTTGTCATATGCAGACTGATACCGCTGCACCCTGCACGGGTGTAGAGGAAGCCACCTGTCATGGAGCCTGTGAACACCGCGAATCAGCCGCCGCCTATAATGAAAGGGTAGAGCAGGCCCTGCAATTTCTCGATCAAAACCTGCCCACGTTTGCCCTTGTGGACGAAGGCAACCAGGCTATTGAACAAAGCTGCATCCTGATCGAAAAAGGCCGGTTCTATGGCATGGGCTACCTGCCCCAGGACTGTTCTGTGCATGATATGGATTCCCTCAAAGGATACCTGACCCGCTATCCTGAAAATGATTATATCCGCGGATTGGTGTACCAGCATGTTGAAAAATACCCGCATAAGAAAGTGACCTGGAATATCCTTGTTTGA
- a CDS encoding valine--tRNA ligase, giving the protein MELSKNYTPSAIEEKWTGVWKAKRYFNSKPDERKAFTVVIPPPNVTGVLHMGHTLNETVQDILVRKARMSGFNACWVPGSDHASIATEAKVVQMLEKEKGIKKSDLTREKFLEYAYEWKDKYGGIIYHQIEKLGCSVDWDRVSFTMDPDYYKAVIKVFVDLYNKKLIYRGARMINWDPSAKTALSDEEVEYKELQGKLYYVAYKVANADGTPSGEKGIIIATQRPETIMGDTAVCVNPTDERYAHLKGKKVIVPLVNRAVPVIFDEYVDKEFGTGALKVTPAHDINDYNLGLKHNLEIIDTLTEDGKLSAAAQVCVGMDRFEARKEIVKLLQEQGALVKDEDYTTRLGFSQRTNAVVEPRISTQWFVAMRTLADKALLAVTSGEVRIHPGDKFMATYKYWLENVKDWCISRQLWWGQQIPAYYAPDGTFVVAESKEAALEAFKKQGATYNINDLTQDEDCLDTWFSSWLWPIEVFKGVTQPGNPEINYYYPTSVLVTGQDIIFFWVARMIMAGMEYMNEKPFSDVYFTGMVRDKQGRKMSKQLGNSPDLLDLIDKSGADAVRFGIMISSPAGNDLLFDESSLVQGSSFNNKMWNALKLVKMWEAKQTTSETKDTHSFAIDWFQHRLNEARADIEKNFADFKLSEALKTLYSLIWTDFCSWYLEWVKPAMDQPIAKAVYEQTVEFFSQLMQLLHPFMPFVTEEIYHLLAERTDDLCVKQFAPIQPANKTILLEGQLLMDVISGLRDARNKNQLKPKEAIKLCIQTADDTLYKAIESILSKQVNADAITFVQEPVPNSIASVIGKDKFYITSEQEVDTTHQKAELNKELEYLKGFLESVNKKLSNERFVQNAKPEVVGIEQKKKADAEAKIRIIEESLSHL; this is encoded by the coding sequence ATGGAATTAAGCAAAAACTACACGCCCTCGGCGATAGAAGAAAAATGGACCGGGGTTTGGAAAGCAAAAAGGTATTTCAATAGTAAGCCCGATGAACGCAAAGCCTTCACCGTGGTCATACCTCCTCCCAATGTCACAGGCGTGCTCCACATGGGCCATACCCTCAATGAAACCGTGCAGGATATCCTCGTGCGCAAAGCCCGCATGAGCGGATTCAATGCCTGCTGGGTGCCCGGCAGCGACCATGCTTCGATCGCTACGGAAGCCAAGGTGGTGCAGATGCTCGAAAAAGAGAAAGGCATTAAGAAAAGTGACCTCACCAGGGAGAAGTTCCTGGAATATGCCTATGAATGGAAAGACAAATACGGTGGCATCATATATCACCAGATCGAAAAACTGGGTTGCAGTGTTGACTGGGACAGGGTATCCTTTACCATGGACCCGGATTATTACAAAGCAGTCATTAAGGTATTTGTAGACCTCTACAATAAGAAACTGATCTACCGCGGCGCCCGGATGATCAACTGGGATCCTTCCGCCAAAACAGCGCTGAGCGACGAGGAAGTGGAATATAAAGAACTTCAGGGCAAGCTGTATTATGTAGCATACAAAGTGGCCAATGCCGATGGAACACCGTCCGGCGAGAAAGGGATCATTATCGCTACGCAGCGCCCGGAGACCATCATGGGTGATACCGCTGTTTGCGTAAACCCCACGGATGAACGCTATGCACACCTCAAAGGCAAGAAAGTAATAGTGCCGCTGGTTAACCGTGCCGTACCCGTGATCTTCGACGAATATGTAGACAAGGAATTTGGTACAGGAGCCCTGAAGGTTACACCTGCCCACGATATCAATGACTATAACCTGGGTCTGAAACACAACCTGGAGATCATCGACACATTAACCGAAGATGGTAAGCTGAGTGCAGCTGCCCAGGTATGTGTAGGTATGGACCGTTTTGAGGCGCGTAAAGAAATAGTGAAGCTGCTGCAAGAGCAGGGCGCCCTGGTAAAAGATGAAGATTACACCACCCGCCTTGGTTTTTCACAACGTACCAATGCCGTGGTAGAACCGCGCATCTCTACCCAATGGTTTGTGGCCATGCGTACCCTGGCCGATAAAGCCTTGCTGGCAGTAACCAGCGGTGAAGTACGCATCCATCCCGGCGATAAATTCATGGCCACCTATAAATACTGGCTGGAGAATGTAAAGGATTGGTGTATCAGCCGCCAGTTGTGGTGGGGACAGCAGATACCTGCGTATTACGCGCCCGATGGCACTTTTGTAGTAGCGGAAAGTAAGGAAGCAGCGCTGGAAGCCTTCAAAAAACAAGGCGCCACCTACAACATCAATGATCTTACACAGGACGAAGATTGCCTGGATACCTGGTTCTCTTCCTGGTTGTGGCCCATTGAAGTATTCAAGGGAGTAACACAGCCCGGTAATCCCGAGATCAATTACTACTACCCTACTTCTGTACTGGTAACGGGGCAGGATATCATTTTCTTCTGGGTAGCACGTATGATCATGGCGGGTATGGAATACATGAATGAAAAGCCTTTCAGCGATGTATACTTTACCGGTATGGTGCGCGACAAGCAGGGACGGAAGATGAGTAAACAATTAGGTAACTCTCCTGACTTACTGGACCTGATCGATAAATCAGGCGCCGATGCGGTAAGGTTTGGTATCATGATATCTTCCCCTGCCGGTAATGACCTCTTGTTCGATGAATCGTCTCTTGTACAAGGAAGCAGCTTCAATAACAAGATGTGGAATGCCCTCAAGCTGGTGAAGATGTGGGAAGCAAAGCAAACTACCAGCGAAACAAAGGATACGCACAGCTTTGCTATTGACTGGTTCCAACATCGCCTGAACGAAGCAAGGGCCGATATAGAAAAGAACTTCGCTGACTTCAAACTAAGTGAAGCCTTAAAAACACTCTACTCGCTGATATGGACTGACTTCTGCAGCTGGTACCTGGAATGGGTAAAACCTGCAATGGATCAACCCATTGCCAAAGCAGTGTATGAGCAAACCGTTGAATTTTTCTCACAACTGATGCAGTTGCTGCATCCCTTCATGCCCTTTGTTACCGAAGAGATCTACCACCTGCTGGCAGAACGCACAGATGACCTTTGTGTAAAGCAATTTGCACCAATACAACCCGCCAACAAGACGATCTTACTGGAAGGCCAGTTGTTGATGGATGTCATTTCCGGCTTGCGTGATGCACGTAACAAGAATCAACTGAAGCCCAAGGAGGCCATCAAGTTGTGTATCCAAACCGCAGACGACACCTTGTACAAGGCAATTGAATCGATCCTCAGCAAACAGGTAAATGCAGATGCCATTACCTTTGTGCAGGAGCCGGTGCCCAACAGTATCGCCTCGGTTATCGGGAAAGATAAGTTCTACATCACCTCCGAGCAGGAAGTAGATACCACACACCAGAAGGCTGAGCTCAATAAGGAACTGGAATACCTGAAAGGGTTCCTGGAATCAGTCAACAAAAAGCTGAGCAACGAGCGTTTTGTGCAGAATGCCAAACCTGAAGTGGTAGGCATAGAGCAAAAGAAGAAGGCCGATGCAGAAGCCAAGATCAGGATCATAGAAGAGAGCCTTTCACACCTGTAA
- a CDS encoding PrsW family intramembrane metalloprotease codes for MLSLLALSLAPGIAIIFYIYSKDKYDREPFENLFISFLLGVVCTVPASLIQRNLQPQLDHLVSPYSISYYFIWAFILVAFSEEGCKYLALRLYSYRQKAFNEPFDGIVYSVMVSMGFATLENILYVFQHGFATGILRMFLSVPAHACFGVLMGYHTGLARFDPARAPLHLWKGVLLAVFFHGSFDFFLFLQNNPSVTRYVSESFLILGALVSYWMAIRLSLRSIRQHQALSKQVFENPRDIL; via the coding sequence ATGCTGTCTTTATTAGCATTATCTCTTGCACCCGGAATAGCCATCATTTTTTATATTTATTCCAAGGATAAATATGACCGTGAGCCGTTTGAGAACCTGTTTATCTCCTTTCTGCTGGGGGTAGTGTGTACCGTACCGGCTTCGCTGATCCAAAGGAACCTCCAACCCCAGCTCGATCACCTGGTATCTCCTTATTCCATCAGCTATTATTTTATCTGGGCATTCATACTGGTAGCGTTTAGTGAAGAGGGATGTAAATACCTGGCCCTGCGGCTGTATTCCTACCGGCAGAAGGCATTTAATGAGCCTTTTGATGGCATCGTCTATTCCGTAATGGTGAGCATGGGGTTTGCTACCCTGGAAAACATACTGTATGTATTTCAGCATGGCTTTGCCACCGGCATATTGCGTATGTTCCTTTCCGTACCAGCCCATGCCTGTTTTGGTGTGCTGATGGGATACCATACCGGACTGGCCAGATTTGATCCTGCCAGGGCTCCCCTGCACTTGTGGAAAGGGGTATTGCTGGCCGTCTTCTTTCATGGCAGCTTCGACTTTTTCCTGTTCCTCCAAAACAACCCCAGCGTAACACGCTATGTTTCTGAATCCTTCCTGATACTGGGCGCCCTGGTCTCCTATTGGATGGCCATCAGGCTTTCCCTGCGTTCCATACGTCAGCACCAGGCACTTTCGAAACAGGTTTTTGAAAACCCCAGGGATATACTTTAG
- a CDS encoding GNAT family N-acetyltransferase — translation MNDELIIRTAEIEDLATIGFLAQQIWPGTYGSILPAEQLQYMMDLIYSPDSLQQQMTKHKHVFLLAELDEEPVGFASWSPLKEAGVYKLHKLYVHPKTQGKGIGKTLVDFIIDQLPTPEATTLRLNVNRHNKARQFYEKLGFIVTKEEDIDIGHDYYMNDYVMEKKL, via the coding sequence ATGAATGATGAATTGATAATCCGCACAGCAGAGATCGAGGATCTGGCCACCATTGGATTTCTCGCCCAGCAGATCTGGCCCGGCACTTACGGCTCCATTCTTCCCGCAGAACAACTCCAGTATATGATGGACCTCATCTATAGCCCCGACTCACTGCAGCAGCAAATGACAAAGCATAAGCATGTTTTCCTCCTGGCAGAACTGGATGAAGAACCAGTAGGTTTCGCCTCCTGGTCCCCCTTAAAAGAAGCCGGCGTATATAAGCTCCACAAGTTATATGTACACCCCAAAACACAGGGAAAAGGAATCGGGAAAACACTGGTCGATTTTATCATTGACCAGCTCCCAACACCGGAAGCCACCACCCTCCGGCTCAATGTGAACCGCCACAACAAGGCCCGGCAGTTCTATGAAAAATTAGGTTTCATCGTCACCAAAGAAGAAGATATAGACATCGGTCATGATTACTACATGAATGACTACGTAATGGAAAAAAAGCTTTAA
- a CDS encoding queuosine precursor transporter has product MIHNIIKDKPTRLFIILGGFFIANAIVAEVTGVKVFSLEDTLGFPKASIDLLGEKGLSFSLTVGVIPWPVIFVMTDIINEYYGVRGVRFLSILTVALIAFAFIVFYLGIHTVPDNGWRYRGLSPGVTDQQAAYVQVLGQGMNIIIGSITAFLLGQLLDAVIFKKIKKITGEKAIWMRATISTLASQFIDSIVVTFVAFYLFRDFSLATVTAWALTAYMYKFLVAVLMTPVIYLVHGIIERYLGHDLAKNMKEAAMRDK; this is encoded by the coding sequence ATGATCCATAATATCATTAAAGACAAGCCCACCCGCCTGTTCATCATACTGGGGGGCTTTTTTATTGCCAATGCCATCGTGGCGGAAGTAACAGGTGTAAAAGTATTCTCGCTGGAGGATACGCTGGGCTTTCCCAAGGCCAGCATTGACCTGCTGGGCGAGAAGGGGCTTTCTTTCAGCCTTACGGTAGGCGTTATACCCTGGCCGGTGATCTTTGTGATGACGGATATTATCAATGAGTATTATGGTGTGCGGGGGGTAAGGTTCCTGTCGATCCTTACGGTAGCCCTGATCGCCTTTGCTTTTATTGTCTTTTACCTGGGCATCCATACGGTACCCGATAATGGCTGGCGCTACCGTGGGCTTTCACCCGGGGTCACGGATCAGCAGGCAGCTTATGTGCAGGTGCTGGGGCAGGGGATGAATATCATTATCGGCTCTATTACAGCTTTCCTGCTGGGACAATTGCTGGATGCGGTGATCTTTAAGAAGATCAAGAAAATAACGGGTGAAAAAGCTATCTGGATGCGGGCCACGATCAGTACCCTGGCTTCGCAATTCATAGACAGTATCGTAGTTACTTTTGTAGCCTTCTACCTGTTCCGCGATTTCAGCCTGGCTACGGTAACTGCCTGGGCGCTTACAGCCTACATGTATAAATTCCTGGTGGCAGTGCTGATGACCCCCGTTATTTACCTGGTACATGGCATCATAGAGCGGTACCTGGGGCACGACCTGGCCAAAAACATGAAAGAGGCGGCGATGCGGGACAAATAG
- a CDS encoding glycosyltransferase → MSNCKKGDLLMKVLGLVSYNILPAKIGGQKDIALFYKYFSRYVSLVCVTTQSNQPAAAEGYEVLNILSDSPTRYANPAYFFTLKKLIKERQITHLELEHPYFGWLAVLLKWFTGVKLIVHSHNIEGLRFKTLGKWWWKGLWLYEKWVHRRADYSFFKQDDDRAYAIQYFGLVPQKCITTTYGIEWNTPPSAAEKQAARDTLLKQHGIPAHHRLLLFNGAFNYLPNLNGLRHIINQINPALQGIPGFEYTILICGKDIPAELTSQQYPHIQFAGFVPDISLYFIGADVFLNPVVEGGGIKTKLVEALGHNMNAVSTYNGAIGVDPAICDGKLVITDDQLTGFAQAVVKAAQYEASIPEAYFQHFYWGHIAQKTALLIGPK, encoded by the coding sequence TTGTCCAACTGTAAAAAAGGAGACCTTTTGATGAAAGTGCTGGGCCTGGTGTCGTATAATATTTTACCGGCCAAGATCGGTGGCCAAAAGGATATCGCATTATTCTACAAATATTTCAGCCGCTATGTATCCCTGGTTTGTGTAACTACTCAAAGTAACCAGCCTGCAGCCGCTGAAGGATACGAAGTACTGAATATACTGTCCGACTCCCCCACCCGCTATGCCAATCCCGCTTATTTCTTTACTTTAAAAAAGTTGATCAAAGAGCGCCAGATCACCCACCTGGAACTGGAGCACCCTTATTTTGGCTGGCTGGCCGTGCTGCTCAAATGGTTTACCGGGGTTAAGCTCATTGTTCACTCCCACAATATAGAAGGGTTACGTTTTAAAACCCTTGGCAAATGGTGGTGGAAAGGATTGTGGTTGTACGAAAAATGGGTACACCGGCGGGCCGACTACAGCTTTTTCAAACAGGACGATGATCGTGCCTATGCCATCCAATATTTTGGCCTGGTCCCTCAAAAATGTATTACCACTACCTATGGCATTGAATGGAATACGCCCCCTTCGGCTGCAGAAAAGCAGGCAGCCAGGGATACGCTTTTGAAGCAACACGGTATTCCGGCCCACCACCGGCTATTGCTGTTCAATGGTGCATTCAATTATTTACCCAACCTCAATGGCCTTCGGCATATCATCAACCAGATCAATCCCGCCTTGCAGGGCATCCCAGGTTTTGAGTATACCATCCTTATCTGCGGAAAAGATATCCCCGCCGAATTAACCAGCCAGCAATACCCCCATATACAGTTTGCCGGTTTTGTGCCCGACATTTCCCTGTACTTTATAGGCGCCGACGTATTCCTCAATCCTGTGGTGGAAGGCGGTGGCATCAAGACCAAGCTCGTAGAGGCATTGGGCCATAATATGAATGCCGTATCTACTTACAACGGGGCCATTGGAGTAGATCCTGCTATTTGCGATGGTAAACTGGTCATAACAGATGATCAGCTTACAGGATTTGCCCAGGCAGTAGTAAAAGCCGCCCAATATGAGGCCAGCATTCCGGAGGCCTACTTTCAGCACTTTTATTGGGGCCATATTGCACAAAAAACAGCCCTGCTTATAGGACCGAAATAA